The following proteins come from a genomic window of Nostoc sp. ATCC 53789:
- the dnaG gene encoding DNA primase, whose amino-acid sequence MQIPRLHPDTIEEVKLRADIVDVVSEYVVLRKRGKDFVGLCPFHDEKSPSFTVSQTKQMYYCFGCQAGGNAIKFVMELGKRSFADVVLDLARRYQVPVQTLEPEQRQELQRQLSLREQLYEVLAMSAQFYQHALRQSQGQKALQYLQSNRQLKEETIQQFGLGYAPAGWETLHRYLVEDKHYPAQILEKAGLIKPRKEGGGYYDVFRDRLMIPIRDVQGRVIAFGGRTLTDEQPKYLNSPETELFSKGKTLFALDQAKGGISQLDQAVVVEGYFDAIALHAAGINNAVASLGTALSLEQVRLILRYTESKQLVLNFDADKAGTNAAERAIGEIAELAYKGEVQLKILNLADGKDADEYLHSHTPEDYGELLKNAPLWLDWQIQQIIQNRDLKQATDFQQVTQQLVKLLKNIANSDTRNYYVSYCAEILSLGDTRLIPLRVENLLTQIAPAAAAYTKPVSAKQAWGSSKVSQSPIPTERSLLEHAEALLLRIYLHCPEQRQAIIAELEERDLQFSLSHHRFLWQQILEISSGDGETRNFASQPDLISRLQDHFLEFSSEMGLISHLFHVNEKNQKEILRTPQVVQAAIACMDLVMLEKRYRHFLELWQQTDPEAEPERYQSYYQAFYAEKIKLQKIDRQRLFSITELL is encoded by the coding sequence ACTATTGCTTCGGCTGTCAAGCTGGAGGAAATGCCATCAAGTTTGTAATGGAGTTGGGAAAGCGCTCTTTTGCCGATGTGGTGCTGGATTTAGCACGGCGTTACCAAGTACCTGTACAAACCCTCGAACCAGAACAACGTCAAGAATTGCAGCGTCAGCTATCTTTGCGTGAGCAGTTGTATGAAGTTCTGGCAATGTCCGCCCAATTTTATCAACACGCCCTGAGACAATCCCAAGGGCAAAAGGCACTTCAATATTTGCAATCTAACCGCCAACTAAAAGAAGAAACTATACAGCAATTTGGTTTAGGTTATGCCCCCGCAGGTTGGGAAACTCTCCATCGTTATCTAGTGGAAGATAAACATTATCCAGCGCAGATCCTAGAAAAAGCGGGATTGATTAAGCCGCGCAAGGAAGGAGGCGGTTATTATGATGTATTTCGCGATCGCTTAATGATTCCCATCCGCGATGTCCAAGGACGAGTCATTGCCTTTGGTGGCAGAACTCTCACAGATGAACAACCGAAATATCTGAATTCACCAGAAACGGAACTTTTTAGTAAAGGTAAAACATTATTTGCCCTTGATCAAGCTAAGGGTGGGATTTCCCAACTCGATCAAGCGGTGGTGGTAGAGGGATATTTTGATGCGATCGCTCTCCACGCTGCTGGGATTAATAATGCCGTTGCTTCCCTCGGTACAGCCTTAAGCTTAGAACAAGTCCGGTTAATTTTACGCTATACCGAATCGAAACAATTAGTACTCAACTTTGATGCTGATAAAGCCGGAACCAATGCCGCCGAACGTGCGATCGGTGAAATTGCCGAACTAGCATACAAAGGCGAAGTTCAGCTAAAAATTCTTAATTTAGCCGATGGTAAAGATGCTGATGAATATTTGCATAGCCACACTCCAGAAGACTATGGAGAACTGCTAAAAAATGCGCCACTTTGGTTAGATTGGCAGATTCAGCAAATTATTCAAAACCGAGACTTGAAACAGGCTACTGATTTTCAGCAAGTAACTCAGCAATTAGTCAAATTACTTAAAAATATCGCTAACAGCGATACACGAAATTATTACGTTTCCTACTGTGCAGAAATACTCAGTTTGGGAGATACCAGACTTATACCTCTGCGAGTCGAAAATCTGTTAACTCAAATTGCTCCGGCTGCGGCTGCATACACTAAACCTGTATCAGCAAAGCAAGCATGGGGAAGTAGTAAAGTTTCTCAATCCCCAATTCCTACAGAACGTAGTCTTTTAGAACACGCAGAAGCCTTATTATTGCGAATTTATTTACATTGTCCTGAACAACGTCAAGCGATTATTGCCGAACTAGAGGAGCGAGATTTGCAATTTAGCCTTTCCCACCACCGATTTTTATGGCAACAGATTTTAGAAATCTCATCCGGTGATGGAGAGACGAGAAATTTTGCGTCTCAACCAGATTTAATTTCCCGCTTGCAAGACCATTTTTTAGAATTTAGCAGCGAGATGGGGTTAATTTCCCATTTATTTCATGTGAATGAAAAAAACCAGAAAGAAATACTTCGGACTCCGCAAGTAGTTCAAGCTGCGATCGCTTGCATGGACTTGGTGATGCTGGAAAAACGCTATCGCCACTTTTTGGAACTATGGCAACAAACCGATCCAGAAGCTGAACCAGAGCGCTATCAATCTTATTATCAAGCTTTCTACGCCGAAAAAATCAAGCTCCAAAAAATAGACCGACAACGGCTATTCTCGATCACGGAGTTGCTGTAG
- a CDS encoding AAA-like domain-containing protein: MTIDEVVLLLKASQATGLTTLQEIILRSSWEGKTYTNIACEAHYGEERVRKIAAHLWQVMSDFCKEPINKSNFRQTVENHRLSKAHQQLIKEFNKAATAISLEFPSGPVSLNSRFYIPRPPIEEIAYAEIAKPGCFICIQAPKKMGKSSLILQLLARANNQGFRTVTLDFQQADKVIFTSLDKFLRWFCANLSRELQLEPKLNDYWDEDMGSKVSCSIYFQHYLLSALETPLVLVLNEVDWVFEYEEIAGELLPLVRSWYEQAKRVEIWQKLRLILVYSTEILVPIKLTQSPFNIGLPIKLPPFTKEQVQDLALRHGLDWTNAKVESLMALVGGYPYLVRLAFYHLVGKGGLERDLEKLLQEAPTEAGIYHEYLKQYVLALRDESALQNAFYEVINATNYVKLEPVLAYKLQSMGLINLEGDRSTPACELYRLYFRQYLKTSEHFNNGCFNCEFKHG, translated from the coding sequence ATGACTATAGATGAAGTAGTATTGCTACTAAAAGCCAGTCAAGCAACGGGTTTAACAACGCTCCAAGAGATTATATTGCGTTCTTCATGGGAAGGAAAAACTTACACGAATATTGCCTGTGAAGCTCACTATGGCGAGGAACGTGTCAGGAAAATTGCTGCTCATTTATGGCAAGTAATGAGTGATTTTTGTAAAGAACCGATAAATAAATCTAACTTCCGTCAGACTGTAGAAAATCACCGTCTTAGCAAAGCACATCAGCAATTAATTAAGGAATTCAACAAAGCAGCTACGGCTATATCTTTAGAATTTCCTAGTGGCCCAGTATCCCTTAATTCCAGATTTTACATCCCTCGCCCGCCAATTGAGGAAATTGCCTACGCAGAAATAGCTAAACCTGGCTGTTTCATCTGCATCCAAGCACCCAAGAAGATGGGGAAAAGCTCTCTGATTTTACAATTGCTTGCACGCGCTAACAATCAAGGCTTTCGCACCGTGACGTTAGATTTTCAGCAAGCAGATAAAGTAATATTTACCAGTTTGGATAAATTTTTGCGCTGGTTCTGTGCTAATCTCAGCCGAGAGTTACAGTTAGAACCAAAACTCAATGATTATTGGGATGAAGATATGGGTAGCAAAGTAAGTTGCTCTATCTATTTTCAACATTATTTACTGTCTGCGCTGGAAACTCCCCTTGTGTTGGTATTGAATGAGGTGGATTGGGTATTTGAATATGAGGAAATTGCTGGAGAATTGTTACCGTTAGTGCGATCGTGGTATGAACAAGCTAAAAGGGTAGAAATTTGGCAAAAACTGCGGCTGATTCTGGTTTATTCAACGGAAATTCTTGTTCCCATAAAACTAACTCAATCACCATTTAATATTGGTTTGCCGATTAAGTTACCTCCCTTTACAAAAGAGCAGGTGCAGGATTTAGCACTACGTCACGGCTTGGATTGGACAAATGCTAAAGTCGAGAGTTTGATGGCACTGGTAGGAGGATATCCTTATTTGGTGCGATTAGCTTTTTATCACCTAGTGGGTAAAGGGGGACTAGAACGGGATTTAGAAAAGCTATTGCAAGAAGCACCCACAGAAGCAGGAATTTATCACGAATATTTAAAGCAATATGTGTTAGCGCTACGAGATGAATCAGCCTTACAAAATGCTTTTTATGAAGTAATTAACGCTACAAATTATGTGAAATTAGAGCCAGTATTGGCATATAAATTACAAAGTATGGGGCTAATTAATTTAGAAGGCGATCGCAGTACTCCTGCCTGTGAATTATATCGTTTATATTTCCGACAATATTTGAAGACAAGCGAGCATTTCAATAACGGCTGTTTTAACTGTGAGTTTAAGCATGGCTAG
- a CDS encoding PRC-barrel domain-containing protein translates to MRKGSDVIDKVVVAYDTGKKIVRIIDLIFDQKHNQLLGFLVAEKGLFRDAKVISWEEVQAIGLDAIVVNSKKSVVKAHRVPAIKEILHQNIVLRKKRILTTEGLDLGGLVDLFFDEHSGLVEGYEVSGGVFADAYSGRSFVPAREALKIGYDVAFVPPETSQMMEEQVGGIRGVVQATGDRLQESAETTNSRLQTAAQTVNQQLQSSVESVNRGLQEASQNVGEQLQAATDATSSKLQDLNRDATASLTNNLVDPAEQKVYVIGKHVERDVLTPDGNVLLLQGQEVTLVDAEAADRMNILDELYRATGGSLTVNISRNLQAATESTSNRIGSLTHSSAANLRHSVDSLVGHVAIQQARGRRVVQTVRANDGLIIAASGQIVTESLLDRAQTYGKEAELLNAVGLTLATAVGSTASDRWLENKVQLRDGASIAQENLNTFWQALKAKAENLQGRGTRAMKKQRIEQALGRPVTRVILDPEDNVILNVGELITHRAVSQAEESGVLNILLSSVYTKEPEISDKELRASEYGMAALAHHGNGIK, encoded by the coding sequence ATGCGTAAAGGTAGTGATGTTATCGATAAAGTGGTCGTTGCCTACGACACAGGTAAGAAAATTGTGCGAATTATAGACTTAATATTTGATCAGAAACACAATCAACTTTTGGGGTTTTTAGTTGCAGAAAAGGGACTGTTTAGAGACGCAAAAGTGATTTCTTGGGAAGAAGTGCAAGCGATTGGGTTGGATGCGATCGTAGTTAACTCGAAAAAATCTGTTGTTAAGGCACATCGTGTCCCTGCAATTAAAGAGATTCTGCACCAAAATATTGTGCTGAGAAAAAAAAGAATTCTGACTACTGAGGGACTTGACCTCGGTGGATTGGTCGATTTGTTCTTCGATGAGCATAGTGGACTGGTAGAAGGATACGAAGTTTCTGGCGGTGTATTTGCCGATGCTTACTCGGGGCGATCGTTCGTTCCTGCTCGTGAAGCCCTGAAAATTGGTTATGATGTTGCCTTTGTACCACCAGAAACCTCTCAAATGATGGAAGAACAGGTGGGTGGTATCCGAGGAGTTGTTCAAGCAACTGGAGATAGATTACAGGAATCGGCTGAGACTACCAATAGCAGATTGCAAACAGCAGCTCAAACCGTGAATCAGCAGCTGCAAAGCTCGGTAGAGAGTGTGAACCGTGGGCTACAGGAAGCGAGCCAGAATGTAGGTGAACAATTACAAGCTGCAACTGATGCTACTAGCAGCAAACTGCAAGACCTCAATCGAGATGCAACTGCTTCCCTAACAAACAATTTGGTTGATCCTGCCGAGCAAAAGGTATATGTGATTGGCAAGCATGTTGAGCGGGATGTGCTGACTCCAGACGGCAATGTACTGCTACTACAGGGGCAGGAAGTGACGCTAGTCGATGCAGAAGCGGCCGATCGCATGAACATTCTGGATGAACTTTATCGAGCTACGGGTGGTAGCCTGACTGTCAATATCAGCCGCAATTTGCAAGCAGCAACAGAATCTACTAGCAATCGAATTGGGAGCCTAACTCACAGTAGCGCCGCTAATCTGCGTCACTCGGTTGATTCGCTGGTAGGACATGTGGCGATCCAGCAGGCAAGAGGGCGTAGAGTCGTACAAACAGTGCGTGCCAACGATGGCTTAATTATTGCGGCATCTGGGCAAATTGTGACGGAATCCCTTCTGGATCGGGCCCAAACTTACGGTAAAGAAGCAGAATTGCTGAACGCTGTTGGTCTGACTCTGGCAACCGCAGTCGGTTCTACCGCAAGTGACAGATGGTTAGAAAACAAAGTTCAACTGCGTGACGGGGCAAGTATTGCTCAAGAGAATCTCAACACTTTTTGGCAAGCCTTGAAAGCGAAGGCAGAAAACTTACAAGGACGCGGTACACGGGCAATGAAGAAGCAACGGATTGAACAAGCTCTGGGTCGTCCAGTTACCCGTGTCATTCTTGACCCAGAAGACAACGTGATTCTGAATGTAGGTGAATTGATTACACATCGCGCTGTTAGTCAAGCTGAAGAAAGTGGAGTTCTGAATATCTTACTGAGTTCGGTCTATACCAAGGAGCCAGAAATCTCTGATAAGGAGTTACGTGCTTCAGAATATGGAATGGCAGCCTTGGCGCATCATGGTAATGGGATAAAATGA
- a CDS encoding AI-2E family transporter, translating to MNFPLNQLLRWLIFTLLFPLVFLNGWLAFLLVNNFQPVVTILVLATLLAFVLNYPVAILQKQGVKRGYAVSLVFISALIIIVALGITLVPIVLEQFNEMMKVLPQWIDSSEEKLQILNNWFFKHKLNVNLSHLLTQVTDQLPNELEFVTDKLLSIIVDTIDSVSDALIIVVITFYLLLDGPRIWEEIFKKLPGNFAQQVSQSIQQNFQNYLIGQGTLALLMGVSETLMFLAFQVQFALLFGLGVGLLSLIPFGDVVSVVVITFIIATHDFWLAVKVFAVAVVIDQLIDQAIAPRLLGRFTGLRPIWVLIALLVGTNVGGVLGLLIAVPVAGFIKDAADGFSKSGDSEDVVKSEVASELLPEESV from the coding sequence ATGAATTTTCCACTCAATCAACTACTTAGATGGTTAATTTTTACGCTGTTATTTCCCCTAGTGTTTCTCAATGGTTGGCTAGCATTTTTGCTTGTTAACAATTTTCAACCTGTCGTAACAATTCTTGTCTTAGCTACTTTGCTTGCATTCGTTTTAAACTATCCTGTTGCCATTCTTCAAAAGCAAGGAGTGAAACGTGGCTATGCAGTATCATTAGTTTTTATATCAGCATTGATAATTATCGTTGCTCTGGGTATCACTTTAGTTCCTATTGTGTTAGAGCAATTTAATGAGATGATGAAAGTTCTTCCTCAATGGATTGATTCTAGCGAAGAAAAACTTCAAATTTTAAATAATTGGTTCTTTAAGCACAAATTAAATGTGAATTTAAGTCACCTATTAACACAAGTAACTGACCAATTACCTAATGAATTAGAGTTCGTTACGGATAAACTTTTAAGCATTATTGTAGATACGATTGATAGTGTTTCTGATGCCTTAATCATAGTAGTAATAACTTTTTACCTCTTGTTAGATGGCCCAAGAATTTGGGAGGAGATATTTAAGAAGTTACCGGGTAATTTTGCCCAACAAGTAAGCCAGTCTATTCAGCAAAACTTTCAAAATTACTTGATTGGGCAAGGAACTTTGGCTTTGCTGATGGGAGTTTCAGAAACATTAATGTTTTTAGCTTTTCAAGTCCAGTTTGCTTTACTCTTTGGTTTGGGAGTCGGGCTTTTGAGCTTAATTCCCTTTGGCGATGTCGTCAGCGTGGTTGTAATAACTTTCATAATAGCCACACATGACTTTTGGCTAGCAGTGAAGGTTTTTGCGGTAGCTGTTGTTATTGACCAGTTAATCGATCAGGCGATCGCACCACGGCTTTTAGGCAGATTTACTGGGCTTAGACCAATATGGGTGTTAATTGCTTTACTTGTAGGAACTAATGTCGGTGGAGTTTTAGGTTTGCTAATTGCAGTACCTGTGGCTGGTTTTATCAAGGATGCAGCAGATGGTTTTTCTAAATCTGGTGATTCTGAGGATGTAGTTAAAAGTGAAGTAGCATCAGAATTGTTGCCAGAGGAATCAGTATAG
- a CDS encoding cytochrome b/b6 domain-containing protein translates to MTLTPSQTRKRPTQAIAAKIFHWCNIISLFIMLTSGLQIYNANPVFGGRAGLHIPPIFTLGGWLAGGRHWHFAAMWLFSLNLLWYGIYILITRRWRHRFVGANDFKALQKSHNSKRLIYAWHRIAYTAIIPILLLALFTGIGMYKPAQFPWIVDLFGNWQALRIVHFASVPMVILFAVIHYQLGQKAGGTELTESMF, encoded by the coding sequence ATGACTTTGACCCCCTCTCAAACTCGAAAGCGACCGACTCAAGCGATCGCAGCCAAAATTTTCCACTGGTGTAACATCATTAGCCTGTTTATCATGCTCACCAGTGGACTACAAATTTACAACGCCAACCCTGTTTTTGGTGGACGTGCAGGTTTGCACATTCCTCCCATCTTTACGTTAGGAGGTTGGCTTGCAGGAGGTAGACACTGGCATTTTGCTGCAATGTGGCTATTCTCACTCAATCTCTTGTGGTATGGAATTTACATTTTAATTACCCGACGCTGGCGACATCGGTTTGTCGGTGCGAATGACTTCAAAGCATTACAAAAAAGTCATAATTCCAAGCGCCTAATTTATGCTTGGCATCGAATTGCGTATACAGCAATTATTCCGATCTTGCTGCTGGCGTTATTTACAGGGATAGGAATGTATAAACCTGCTCAATTTCCCTGGATTGTGGATTTGTTTGGCAATTGGCAAGCATTGCGAATTGTTCACTTTGCCTCAGTCCCGATGGTTATCTTATTTGCAGTGATTCACTATCAATTAGGGCAAAAAGCTGGTGGTACTGAATTAACAGAATCAATGTTTTAG
- a CDS encoding PAS domain-containing protein → MHIEEPATHKPEAPLSVQDSQSFPESKDLSPENLDPCQCSQAALQMALIASGLGLWDWNLITNKTYYDPQWKGILGYGLDEIAHEHKSFERLVHPQDLPRIRQVLHDYLQGCTPVFEVELRMLTKSGEWKWILACGKVFQWDESGKPVRMAGTHKDISQDKAIATQQYQLLEQLQREIAQHQSTEDQVKEKSQQLETTLEELKYTQRQLLQNQKMANLGQLVADMANEINNPVSFIYGNLHPASQYAEDLIRIIELYQHYYPKPTPVIALHLQCLDLSFVKTDFLKLLWSMRAGSERVKEIVFALRNFSTSDEGQMKKVDLHEGLDSVLRILQHRLKEKPDRARIEVIKDFGELPLVECYPGDLNQVFMNILTNAIDALEERMKYDYSFPPKIFIHTEIVRSHLSLVNSNDIWPNNKQTGKKHKVIIRISDNGQGILPHIQRQMFEPFFTTKPVGKGKGLGLSISREIIVEKHQGKIKCNSKLGQGTELIIEMNTTARHYAAIRKHASF, encoded by the coding sequence ATGCATATCGAAGAACCCGCTACCCATAAACCGGAAGCTCCACTTTCAGTACAAGATTCGCAGAGTTTCCCAGAATCAAAAGACTTATCTCCAGAAAATTTAGATCCTTGTCAATGCTCACAAGCAGCCTTACAAATGGCATTAATCGCCAGTGGCTTGGGGTTGTGGGATTGGAATCTTATAACCAATAAAACCTATTACGATCCCCAGTGGAAGGGCATTCTGGGGTATGGATTAGACGAAATCGCTCATGAGCATAAATCCTTTGAGCGACTTGTACATCCACAAGATTTACCGAGAATTCGCCAGGTGTTGCACGATTATCTCCAAGGATGCACGCCTGTGTTTGAAGTTGAATTGCGAATGTTGACTAAATCCGGCGAATGGAAATGGATTTTGGCTTGTGGCAAAGTATTTCAGTGGGATGAATCCGGTAAACCAGTGCGAATGGCGGGGACACACAAGGATATTAGTCAGGATAAAGCGATCGCTACTCAACAATACCAACTACTTGAACAACTCCAAAGAGAAATTGCCCAACACCAATCTACCGAAGACCAAGTTAAAGAAAAATCACAGCAGCTAGAAACTACCCTCGAAGAACTCAAATATACCCAAAGGCAGTTATTGCAGAACCAGAAAATGGCTAACCTCGGCCAACTGGTGGCGGATATGGCTAACGAAATTAACAACCCTGTTAGCTTCATCTACGGCAATCTCCATCCTGCGAGTCAATACGCTGAAGATTTAATCAGAATCATTGAACTTTACCAACATTACTATCCCAAACCTACCCCAGTCATAGCCTTACATCTGCAATGCCTCGACCTTAGTTTCGTGAAGACAGACTTTTTAAAATTACTGTGGTCAATGCGAGCCGGCTCAGAGCGCGTTAAAGAAATTGTTTTTGCCTTGCGGAATTTTTCAACCTCTGACGAAGGCCAAATGAAAAAGGTTGACCTGCACGAAGGACTTGATAGTGTTCTGAGAATTTTACAACATCGGCTCAAAGAAAAGCCTGACAGAGCCAGGATTGAAGTAATTAAAGACTTTGGTGAATTACCCTTAGTCGAGTGTTACCCCGGCGATTTAAATCAGGTATTCATGAATATCTTAACTAATGCCATTGATGCCTTAGAAGAAAGGATGAAATATGATTATTCCTTTCCTCCCAAAATCTTTATTCATACAGAAATTGTTAGAAGTCATTTGTCATTAGTCAATAGTAATGATATTTGGCCAAATAACAAACAAACAGGAAAAAAACACAAAGTTATAATTCGCATTTCTGACAATGGTCAAGGTATACTTCCCCATATCCAAAGACAGATGTTTGAACCATTTTTTACCACCAAGCCAGTAGGTAAAGGTAAGGGACTTGGACTATCAATTAGTCGGGAAATTATCGTTGAAAAACATCAAGGTAAAATTAAGTGTAATTCTAAATTAGGTCAAGGTACAGAGTTGATAATTGAAATGAATACAACAGCAAGACACTATGCTGCGATTAGAAAACACGCCAGCTTTTAG
- a CDS encoding bifunctional orotidine-5'-phosphate decarboxylase/orotate phosphoribosyltransferase, which translates to MNFFDKLNRSILQNQSLLFVGLDPNPEMMPVRYESEELIAGLEKWLQFIIAETAGYVCAYKPTLGFYEALGIPGLELLYKTLAAIPAHIPVILDAKHGDLNTSTIFAQTVFTEWQVDAITLSPYTGQDHVAPFLVYPEKAVFILCCTSNPGAEALQQYPTNESPLYLQVVKESKTWGTPEQLGLEVGTTNAEVLAQIRAIAPERIIMARSIWAKGGNLRQILEAGLNANGDGLLIPVPQDMLGNTQLSQEVESLRAEINQLKTEIIHENSTCSVWFPDVCFLNQHPYQDLILQLYDIDCIMFGSFVQASGAIFPYYIDLRKIISNPQVFNQVLTAYEDILKNLNFDRLAGIPYGSLPTATGLALRLHCPMIFPRKEVKAHGTRRVIEGHFHPGETVVVVDDILISGKSVMEGAGKLESAGLNVNDIVVLIDHEQGVKDRLQQNGYRSHSVLTISEITNTLYQAGRINEEQFLAFAES; encoded by the coding sequence ATGAACTTTTTTGATAAATTGAATCGTAGTATCTTGCAAAATCAAAGCTTACTATTTGTAGGACTTGATCCAAATCCAGAAATGATGCCTGTGCGTTATGAATCTGAAGAACTCATCGCTGGTTTGGAAAAGTGGTTACAATTCATTATTGCGGAAACTGCTGGTTACGTTTGTGCTTATAAACCGACACTTGGCTTCTACGAAGCGTTAGGTATTCCCGGTTTAGAACTGCTGTACAAAACTTTAGCAGCGATTCCAGCGCACATCCCAGTAATTTTAGATGCCAAACACGGTGACTTAAATACTAGTACCATTTTTGCCCAAACTGTGTTTACAGAATGGCAGGTGGATGCAATCACTCTTAGTCCCTATACAGGACAAGATCATGTAGCACCTTTTTTGGTCTATCCTGAAAAAGCGGTATTTATCTTATGCTGTACTTCTAATCCAGGTGCAGAAGCTTTACAGCAATATCCCACAAACGAGTCACCCCTTTATTTACAGGTAGTAAAAGAATCAAAAACCTGGGGAACTCCAGAACAATTGGGTTTGGAAGTAGGAACTACAAATGCTGAAGTTTTGGCACAGATTCGAGCGATCGCACCGGAACGGATTATTATGGCGCGTAGCATCTGGGCGAAGGGTGGAAACCTAAGACAAATTTTAGAAGCAGGGTTGAATGCTAACGGTGATGGTTTGCTGATTCCTGTTCCTCAAGATATGTTGGGAAACACACAATTATCTCAGGAAGTCGAGTCTTTACGCGCAGAAATTAATCAACTAAAAACTGAAATTATTCACGAAAATTCTACATGTTCTGTATGGTTTCCTGATGTTTGTTTTCTAAATCAGCACCCCTACCAGGATTTGATTTTACAACTTTATGACATTGACTGTATTATGTTTGGCAGCTTTGTCCAAGCATCAGGAGCGATATTCCCTTATTACATCGACTTACGCAAAATTATTTCTAATCCTCAAGTTTTTAATCAAGTTCTCACAGCCTATGAGGATATTTTGAAGAATCTCAATTTTGATAGATTAGCAGGTATTCCCTATGGTTCTTTGCCTACCGCGACTGGTTTAGCTTTGCGCCTTCATTGTCCAATGATTTTCCCCCGTAAAGAAGTAAAGGCCCACGGAACGCGCAGAGTTATTGAGGGTCACTTTCATCCTGGCGAAACAGTTGTGGTAGTTGACGATATTCTCATCAGTGGCAAAAGTGTTATGGAAGGCGCAGGAAAGTTAGAATCAGCAGGATTAAATGTTAATGATATTGTGGTACTTATCGATCATGAACAAGGTGTGAAAGATAGGTTACAGCAAAATGGTTATCGTAGCCATTCAGTTTTAACTATTTCAGAAATTACCAATACTCTTTATCAAGCAGGACGAATAAATGAGGAGCAATTTTTAGCTTTTGCTGAAAGTTAA